A genome region from Geodermatophilus bullaregiensis includes the following:
- a CDS encoding GNAT family N-acetyltransferase, whose translation MAAVELEPLTPGNVRAVCELRLAPGQERFVAPNAVSIAEAYVHPQAWCRAVRSGGRLVGFVMLWDSAEEPGYMLWRLMVDAAAQGRGISRRVVALVAGHVRAQGATVLKVSARNGSGSPAPFYLALGFVPTGEMADEDEPVYALDL comes from the coding sequence GTGGCCGCCGTCGAGCTGGAACCGCTCACCCCCGGGAACGTCCGCGCGGTGTGCGAGCTCCGTCTCGCGCCCGGCCAGGAGCGCTTCGTCGCACCGAACGCCGTCTCGATCGCCGAGGCGTACGTGCACCCGCAGGCCTGGTGCCGGGCGGTGCGCTCGGGCGGGCGCCTGGTCGGCTTCGTGATGCTGTGGGACTCCGCCGAGGAGCCGGGGTACATGCTGTGGCGCCTGATGGTCGACGCCGCCGCCCAGGGTCGGGGGATCAGCCGCCGAGTGGTGGCCCTGGTCGCCGGGCACGTCCGCGCGCAGGGCGCGACGGTGCTGAAGGTGAGCGCCAGGAACGGGAGCGGGAGCCCGGCGCCCTTCTACCTCGCGCTGGGCTTCGTCCCCACCGGCGAGATGGCCGACGAGGACGAGCCGGTGTACGCCCTGGACCTCTGA